From Prosthecobacter sp., the proteins below share one genomic window:
- a CDS encoding PAS domain S-box protein yields the protein MKQRAADLRHRAERQLLKHPAKTKQVADHAHAQRTLQELQIHQIELELQNEELKLTKAEVDAGLEKFTDLYDFAPVGYFTLTTDGTIQQVNLTATSMVGVQRSRLVGKRFGLLLAPGLRPDFNDFLAQVFADDIKQSGDFELLRQDQPPLIVNIAAKRQINEKECHAVVVDITDRKKVENILRRNEALFSALLNQAPIGVYVVDDQLRMVQVNPKALPVFKNVRKLIGCDYAKVIHSLWSKQIADQILKRFQHTLKTGEPYQSPEFAAKRKDTGAKEIYEWQIQRVTLPSGDHRVVCFFNDITERKRIEGAQRRLEVITASNTKLKQEIIHRQAVEAALTKSEMLAQELLRQSRQLQKNLRQMSHQNLLALENQRKEISHELHDKISQVLIGINVRLAVFTRTAALNPRAIAPVRQLVEKAVKIVHDYARELRPAMLDQLGLIPAIRTYIDEIPKRKGRLIHFSASAGVEALDNDKRTVLYRVAQEALINVAKHARAHVVKVSLQKIRGSVRLEIADDGKAFEVDRLSSTQWSHRLGLTGMRERVEMVGGLFSVESSPGQGTTIRAEVPIGKSKKRK from the coding sequence ATGAAACAACGCGCCGCCGATCTTCGCCACCGTGCTGAACGCCAGTTGCTCAAGCATCCTGCGAAAACAAAGCAAGTGGCAGACCATGCCCATGCGCAGCGCACGCTCCAGGAACTGCAAATCCACCAGATCGAGCTGGAACTGCAAAACGAGGAACTCAAACTGACCAAGGCCGAGGTGGACGCGGGTTTGGAGAAGTTCACCGACCTCTATGACTTCGCTCCCGTCGGTTATTTCACGCTGACCACCGACGGCACCATCCAGCAAGTCAATCTCACCGCCACCAGCATGGTCGGCGTGCAACGTTCCCGGCTGGTGGGGAAGCGCTTCGGACTGCTGCTGGCCCCCGGCCTGCGTCCGGACTTCAATGACTTCCTCGCTCAGGTCTTTGCCGACGATATCAAGCAGTCAGGCGATTTCGAGCTGCTGCGCCAGGACCAGCCGCCGCTCATCGTCAATATCGCGGCCAAGCGCCAGATCAATGAGAAGGAATGCCACGCCGTGGTGGTGGACATCACCGATCGCAAAAAGGTTGAGAACATCCTGCGCCGCAATGAAGCGCTGTTCTCCGCACTCCTCAACCAGGCCCCCATCGGTGTGTATGTCGTGGATGACCAGTTACGCATGGTCCAGGTCAATCCGAAGGCGCTGCCGGTGTTCAAAAACGTCCGTAAACTAATCGGCTGTGACTATGCCAAAGTCATCCACTCCCTCTGGTCGAAACAGATCGCAGATCAAATCTTGAAACGCTTTCAGCACACGCTGAAAACCGGCGAGCCGTATCAGTCGCCCGAGTTCGCCGCAAAGCGCAAGGACACCGGCGCGAAGGAAATCTACGAATGGCAGATCCAGCGTGTCACCCTGCCTTCCGGCGACCATCGCGTGGTCTGCTTCTTCAACGACATCACCGAGCGCAAACGGATCGAAGGCGCGCAGCGCCGCCTGGAGGTGATAACCGCCTCGAACACGAAACTGAAGCAGGAAATCATCCATCGTCAGGCTGTGGAGGCCGCCCTCACGAAGAGCGAAATGCTTGCGCAGGAACTTCTGAGACAATCGCGTCAGTTGCAGAAAAATCTGCGCCAGATGTCCCATCAAAACCTGCTCGCCCTGGAAAATCAGCGCAAAGAGATCAGTCATGAACTGCATGATAAAATCAGCCAGGTCTTGATCGGCATCAATGTGCGGCTCGCCGTCTTCACCCGCACGGCGGCGCTCAATCCACGCGCCATCGCTCCCGTGCGCCAACTGGTGGAGAAAGCCGTCAAGATCGTGCATGACTATGCCCGCGAGCTGCGCCCCGCGATGCTCGACCAGCTCGGCCTGATCCCCGCCATCCGCACCTACATCGATGAAATCCCCAAACGCAAAGGCCGCCTGATTCACTTCTCTGCCTCTGCCGGCGTCGAAGCCCTCGACAACGACAAGCGCACCGTCCTTTACCGCGTCGCGCAGGAAGCACTCATCAACGTCGCCAAACATGCGCGTGCTCATGTCGTGAAAGTCAGCCTGCAAAAGATCCGTGGCAGCGTGCGTCTCGAAATCGCCGACGACGGCAAAGCTTTCGAAGTGGATCGTCTATCCTCCACCCAATGGAGTCACCGCCTCGGCCTCACCGGCATGAGAGAGCGCGTGGAAATGGTCGGCGGCCTCTTCAGCGTCGAATCCTCCCCCGGCCAGGGCACCACCATCCGCGCCGAGGTGCCCATCGGCAAAAGCAAGAAGCGCAAATAG
- a CDS encoding OmpA family protein gives MKTPLFLFSALCLVQLPLHAQVTVVPASPPAASVVVVQQPSIVVRTLDSAVVHRQLSLAPKVVIVTAAPQTAVKTTKITTVVETPGQPRRVYNSERNVVIVEDQGQSRELPYVTLPVLFVKETAELLSDESRAALQDVSAVILAVSKIEPGAVYDIEGHTSTDGTDEFNLSLSAARAQRVFDELTQRYGVPAGVLSAHGYGEGFPMYPKGNEAEMQQDRRVLVVRTK, from the coding sequence ATGAAGACCCCGCTGTTTCTATTCTCTGCCCTCTGCCTGGTGCAGCTTCCCCTGCATGCCCAGGTCACCGTCGTTCCCGCATCTCCACCGGCAGCAAGTGTCGTTGTGGTGCAGCAACCATCCATCGTGGTGCGCACACTGGATTCCGCCGTGGTGCATCGCCAGTTGTCACTGGCACCCAAGGTGGTGATCGTGACGGCCGCCCCGCAGACTGCAGTGAAGACCACCAAGATCACGACCGTCGTGGAAACTCCCGGCCAGCCACGGCGTGTGTATAATTCAGAGCGCAATGTGGTGATCGTGGAGGACCAGGGGCAAAGCCGCGAGCTGCCCTATGTGACTCTCCCGGTGCTGTTTGTGAAGGAGACGGCGGAACTGCTCAGTGACGAGTCGCGTGCCGCCCTTCAGGATGTGTCCGCAGTGATCCTCGCGGTCAGCAAGATCGAGCCAGGCGCAGTGTATGACATTGAAGGCCACACGAGCACCGATGGCACGGATGAATTCAATCTGTCGTTGTCGGCGGCCCGCGCTCAGCGCGTGTTTGACGAACTCACCCAGCGCTACGGCGTGCCGGCCGGCGTATTGAGCGCCCATGGCTACGGTGAGGGTTTCCCCATGTATCCCAAAGGCAACGAAGCCGAAATGCAGCAGGACCGCCGCGTGCTGGTGGTGCGCACGAAATAG
- a CDS encoding peptidoglycan-binding protein yields MKTLSIPSNPMLRAATLAVVSLLALAPISQAKDQKGGKGKGNSGDKGNSGNSASKGNQGNQGNSGVKVPAFGFPGNKFKDKAHPVYLTHPGSKFKLSKGDGYAGPGYYYGPPNSPYYYARPDVRYFANHGAIPRDFYNQDAYRMNSDDARVQQALARLGYYRGSIDGRFGPQSMRAMNSYQQSQGQQITSAIGAVLLRSLGLQ; encoded by the coding sequence ATGAAAACACTCTCCATTCCATCAAACCCCATGCTGCGTGCTGCCACGCTGGCCGTTGTCAGCCTTCTGGCACTCGCTCCCATCTCCCAAGCCAAGGATCAAAAGGGCGGGAAGGGCAAGGGCAACTCAGGCGACAAAGGCAACTCAGGCAACTCAGCCAGCAAAGGCAACCAAGGTAACCAAGGCAATAGTGGCGTGAAAGTTCCTGCCTTCGGATTTCCAGGGAACAAATTCAAGGATAAGGCCCACCCGGTTTATCTCACGCATCCTGGCTCGAAATTCAAGCTGTCGAAGGGCGATGGCTATGCCGGTCCGGGCTACTATTACGGGCCGCCCAACTCACCCTATTACTATGCGCGTCCTGACGTCCGCTACTTTGCCAACCATGGCGCCATCCCACGGGATTTTTACAACCAGGACGCCTATCGCATGAATTCCGACGATGCCCGCGTGCAGCAGGCGCTCGCACGCCTGGGTTACTATCGCGGTTCCATTGATGGCCGGTTTGGCCCTCAATCCATGCGTGCGATGAACAGCTACCAGCAGTCGCAGGGCCAGCAGATCACCAGCGCCATCGGCGCCGTGTTGCTCCGTTCGCTCGGTCTGCAATGA
- a CDS encoding CsbD family protein: MTTLEIKGDWNIIKGNLKQKWAQLTDDDLQFIEGKQDELLGRIQKRTGETREAVEAAIKEYRTALAA, encoded by the coding sequence ATGACAACACTCGAAATCAAAGGCGACTGGAACATCATCAAGGGCAACCTCAAACAGAAGTGGGCCCAGCTCACCGATGACGACCTCCAGTTCATCGAAGGCAAACAGGATGAGCTGCTTGGCCGCATCCAGAAGCGCACCGGCGAAACCCGCGAGGCCGTGGAAGCCGCCATCAAAGAATACCGCACCGCCCTGGCCGCATAA
- a CDS encoding entericidin A/B family lipoprotein, which produces MKTSSIHRTLLLLAASLLVVSVTSCRTFRGFGRDVQHVGGHIERAAN; this is translated from the coding sequence ATGAAAACATCATCCATACATCGCACGCTGCTGCTCCTGGCAGCCTCACTCCTCGTCGTCAGCGTCACCAGTTGCCGCACTTTCCGTGGCTTCGGCCGGGATGTCCAGCATGTCGGCGGCCATATCGAACGCGCGGCAAATTAA
- a CDS encoding transglutaminase family protein, producing MILDATCQLDYRTTEDVPAIFMLRPRSGWAQWIMREEFQLQPQVPVVEYTDVYGNLCQRIVMPAGDFHLSVQYRAQVADLVDADLMAPLTLVQHLPTELLHYLLPSRYCQSDELSVLAADVVGDAPPNYLQVARIRTWIHHNVRYESGSSNSFTTALETLNTRRGVCRDFAHLGIALCRAISVPARMVVGFLHELRPMDLHAWFEAFIGGRWFTFDATEDVTRGNRIVVAYGRDAADVALATMFGNFTMQNMCVTVTAVNQRRF from the coding sequence ATGATTCTCGATGCCACCTGCCAGCTTGACTACCGCACCACGGAGGATGTGCCGGCTATTTTCATGCTGCGTCCGCGCAGCGGCTGGGCGCAGTGGATCATGCGGGAGGAGTTCCAGCTCCAGCCCCAGGTGCCGGTGGTCGAGTACACCGATGTGTATGGCAATCTGTGCCAGAGAATCGTCATGCCTGCCGGAGATTTTCATCTCTCCGTCCAGTATCGCGCCCAGGTGGCAGACCTCGTGGATGCGGACTTGATGGCCCCGCTGACTCTGGTGCAGCATCTGCCGACCGAACTCCTGCATTACCTGCTGCCCAGCCGTTACTGCCAGTCTGACGAGCTGTCCGTGCTGGCCGCGGACGTCGTCGGCGATGCGCCGCCGAACTACCTGCAGGTGGCGCGGATCCGCACCTGGATCCATCACAACGTGCGCTACGAGTCCGGCTCCAGCAACAGCTTCACCACCGCGCTGGAAACGCTGAACACGCGGCGCGGGGTGTGTCGTGATTTTGCGCATCTGGGCATCGCCCTGTGCCGTGCCATCAGTGTGCCGGCACGCATGGTGGTGGGCTTTCTGCATGAACTCCGCCCGATGGATCTGCACGCGTGGTTCGAGGCCTTCATCGGCGGGCGCTGGTTCACCTTTGATGCGACGGAGGACGTGACACGCGGCAACCGCATCGTGGTGGCCTATGGCCGCGATGCGGCGGATGTGGCGCTGGCGACGATGTTCGGCAACTTCACGATGCAGAACATGTGCGTCACGGTCACGGCGGTGAACCAGCGGCGTTTTTAG
- a CDS encoding BON domain-containing protein, whose translation MPPTQAARHRPPAFPVALTLALSAMLFAPLNATETDDRIVSAAQSSYVFKTFLIDDAIRTESKDGAVTLTGTVHEDSHKQLAQETVSGLPGVKSVSNMIEVKDSPPAQSDTWLYLKVKGALAYHSSVSAYHTKVDLKQGVVTLTGETASEAQKELTTAYAKDVDGVKDVKNEMTVVANKPTATAALVTMIDDASITAQVRMALLTHRSTSAFKTTVSTTVGVVTVGGAAKNAAEKELVTKLVTDINGVKSVVNNMVVELAAASN comes from the coding sequence ATGCCCCCGACCCAAGCTGCCCGTCACCGCCCGCCGGCATTCCCCGTTGCCCTCACACTGGCGCTGTCCGCCATGCTGTTCGCCCCTCTGAACGCCACCGAGACGGACGACCGGATCGTCTCCGCCGCCCAGAGCTCCTACGTCTTTAAAACCTTCCTCATAGATGATGCGATCAGGACTGAGTCCAAGGATGGTGCTGTGACCCTGACCGGAACCGTCCATGAGGATTCGCACAAACAGCTCGCGCAAGAGACCGTCTCAGGCCTGCCGGGTGTGAAAAGCGTGAGCAACATGATTGAGGTCAAAGACAGCCCGCCGGCGCAATCCGACACGTGGCTCTACCTGAAAGTGAAAGGCGCGCTCGCCTATCACAGCAGCGTGAGCGCCTACCACACCAAGGTGGATCTGAAGCAAGGCGTGGTGACGCTCACGGGCGAGACCGCCAGCGAAGCCCAGAAGGAACTGACCACGGCTTACGCCAAGGATGTCGATGGCGTCAAAGACGTGAAGAATGAGATGACGGTGGTGGCGAACAAACCGACCGCCACGGCCGCTTTGGTCACAATGATCGACGATGCCTCCATCACCGCCCAGGTGCGCATGGCCCTGCTCACGCATCGTTCCACAAGCGCTTTCAAAACCACTGTCTCCACCACCGTGGGCGTCGTCACCGTGGGTGGCGCAGCCAAGAACGCCGCTGAAAAGGAGCTGGTCACCAAGCTCGTCACCGACATCAACGGCGTGAAAAGCGTCGTGAACAACATGGTCGTCGAACTGGCCGCCGCCTCGAACTAA
- a CDS encoding lmo0937 family membrane protein → MLQTIAVILIILWLLGLVTSYTVGGFIHILLVVAIIIVLLRVIQGRRVL, encoded by the coding sequence ATGCTTCAGACCATCGCTGTCATTCTCATCATCCTGTGGCTCCTCGGTCTCGTGACCAGCTACACCGTCGGCGGCTTCATCCACATCCTGCTCGTGGTGGCCATCATCATCGTCCTGCTGCGCGTCATTCAAGGCCGCCGCGTCCTCTGA
- a CDS encoding DUF6600 domain-containing protein, producing MKLLLSFFAAAIFLGAALPSAGARDTASMDFFYDNLDPYGNWREVGDYGYVWQPRNVDDGWRPYSDGRWVYTDAGWTWDSAEPFGWAVYHYGRWANVYGIGWVWVPGTEWGPGWVSWRHSPRYTGWAPLPPEALFLRLIGFSVWVDDYYDIGPGNYRFVENRDFGARRLNSVFIDQRQNIQIINQTTNITNITYVNNIVNNGGPVYDQQVRYSATPIQRYRLDRRENFEGDPRRQTAEHLRSRVSGDSLSVLALPFTQQASAPPPRLAEKVGRAEVNHGWKNAGSPAEVTAVRERMKSKVRVPDQLPAQPRFERPAPPKIPRDEVRVPQPAEQPPKARPNRDETPRNPNTPPMTPEKKSQSPDRPPAPAPEAKKEPMPGTQRPTDAPNPGGRNKMNDPRAPRTENVPPTQTERKPENKDLVPPQQRMQPKPPEITPQRPDRPERPGNLRPGQRPETAPMPQRPDTVRPGSRPQTAPTPQPPPQRQEPQRPAIRPVPVVPPVPSVPPPAVPRPPQVTPPVPSPLIPPVVQPPATREKPQTGRDRPVKERKKSAEEPK from the coding sequence ATGAAACTACTGCTGTCCTTTTTTGCCGCCGCGATTTTTCTCGGCGCAGCCCTTCCTTCCGCCGGAGCCCGTGACACGGCCTCGATGGATTTCTTTTATGACAATCTCGATCCGTACGGAAACTGGCGCGAAGTCGGCGACTACGGCTACGTCTGGCAGCCGCGCAATGTCGATGACGGCTGGCGTCCCTACAGCGACGGGCGCTGGGTTTACACCGATGCCGGCTGGACCTGGGACTCCGCTGAGCCCTTCGGCTGGGCCGTGTATCACTATGGCCGCTGGGCCAATGTGTACGGCATCGGCTGGGTATGGGTGCCGGGCACCGAATGGGGACCCGGCTGGGTTTCGTGGCGTCACAGCCCGCGCTACACCGGCTGGGCGCCCCTGCCGCCCGAGGCGCTCTTCCTCCGTCTCATCGGCTTCAGTGTCTGGGTGGATGACTATTACGACATCGGCCCTGGCAACTACCGCTTTGTGGAGAACCGCGATTTCGGCGCACGCCGCCTGAATTCCGTCTTCATTGATCAGCGCCAGAACATTCAGATCATCAACCAGACGACGAACATCACCAACATCACGTACGTCAACAACATCGTGAACAATGGCGGGCCCGTCTATGACCAGCAGGTCCGCTACAGCGCGACGCCGATCCAGCGCTACCGGCTGGACCGCCGCGAGAACTTCGAGGGCGATCCGCGTCGGCAAACAGCCGAGCATCTGCGTTCCCGCGTCAGCGGTGATTCATTGAGCGTGCTCGCGCTGCCTTTCACCCAGCAGGCGTCAGCCCCTCCGCCTAGACTGGCCGAGAAAGTCGGCCGCGCCGAAGTCAATCACGGCTGGAAAAACGCCGGATCGCCTGCGGAAGTCACCGCAGTGCGAGAACGGATGAAAAGCAAGGTTCGCGTGCCCGACCAACTGCCGGCACAGCCACGCTTTGAACGCCCTGCGCCCCCCAAAATACCACGCGACGAAGTGCGCGTCCCACAACCAGCCGAACAGCCGCCCAAAGCCAGGCCCAACCGCGATGAAACACCGCGCAATCCGAACACGCCGCCCATGACGCCCGAGAAAAAGTCGCAGAGCCCCGATCGTCCGCCTGCACCAGCCCCTGAGGCAAAGAAAGAACCCATGCCCGGCACCCAACGCCCCACCGACGCTCCCAATCCTGGGGGCAGAAACAAAATGAACGATCCTCGCGCACCGCGCACCGAAAACGTGCCGCCAACACAGACAGAGCGGAAACCGGAGAACAAAGACCTCGTGCCACCACAGCAACGCATGCAGCCCAAACCGCCAGAAATCACTCCTCAGCGTCCTGATCGTCCCGAACGACCTGGGAACCTCAGGCCCGGCCAACGCCCCGAAACAGCGCCCATGCCACAGCGTCCTGACACCGTCCGTCCCGGCTCACGTCCCCAGACGGCACCCACACCGCAGCCTCCTCCGCAACGCCAAGAGCCACAACGTCCGGCCATCAGACCTGTGCCCGTCGTGCCACCTGTGCCTTCCGTCCCGCCGCCTGCCGTGCCAAGACCGCCACAGGTGACACCGCCAGTGCCGTCGCCTCTAATTCCGCCGGTCGTGCAACCACCCGCTACACGTGAGAAGCCCCAGACTGGAAGGGACCGCCCCGTCAAGGAACGCAAAAAATCCGCAGAGGAGCCCAAGTAA
- a CDS encoding DUF308 domain-containing protein, producing the protein MKPQIIVGILLILVGIVAFAYQGISYTTTEKAIDLGPIQVTAEKTHTLPLPPVVGAIALVGGILLLLQGRKNA; encoded by the coding sequence ATGAAACCACAGATCATCGTCGGCATCCTGCTCATCCTCGTCGGCATCGTGGCCTTTGCCTATCAAGGCATCAGCTACACCACCACCGAAAAGGCCATCGACCTCGGCCCCATTCAGGTGACAGCCGAAAAAACGCACACTCTTCCTCTGCCACCCGTCGTCGGTGCCATCGCACTCGTCGGCGGCATTCTTCTGCTGCTTCAAGGCAGAAAAAACGCTTGA
- a CDS encoding glycosyltransferase family 4 protein translates to MSTSLLPQRIAFLGDYLPRLCGIATFTHDLSEAVASAAPDADCYVGAVNDRVEGYEYQQRVRFELLEKDLDSYRRAADFLNFNNADVLCVQHEFGIYGGPAGSHLLALLKEVRMPVVTTLHTILREPNTSQRKVMEELVRRSDRLVVMAHKGAEILRETYGVPDAKVDIIPHGIPDMPFVDSSFYKGQFGVEGRKVLLTFGLLGPGKGIEHVIEALPEIVRQHPNVVYLILGATHPQLVAREGERYRLSLERLAEERGVKEHVIFYNRFVSQEDLKEFIGATDIYLTPYLNEAQITSGTLAYVFGAGKAVVSTPYWHAQELLADGRGVLVPFRDPTAITAGVCGLLDDPPRKEKIRHDAYAMGREMIWPAVAQRYLESFQHARSDRKASPRAAFAGWTLASRPYDLPPLRLDHIVRMSDGTGIFQHAIFNVPNFHEGYCTDDNARAFILCNLLDELGGQPPAENLGKLATSYLAFLAAALDYTSGRFRNFMSHERRWLEEAGSEDSHARALWAAGTGAGRSRNDGHRRLAAQLFERGLAVVASFSSPRAWAFTLLGIHEYLRQSASNTAVNEARVVLTEKLVTLWKSCATEHWPWFEPSATYDNARLCQALIFSGQWMPHPEAFEIGLKSLRWLASIQKTQSGHFRPIGSNGFYQRDGARADFDQQPVEAQAMVSACLEAFRATQDPAWLREAKRAFEWFLGRNDLGLPLYDSSTGGCGDGLHHDRVNENQGAESTLAFQLSLAEMNCAEHLITDPLRPAV, encoded by the coding sequence TTGAGCACCTCCCTTTTGCCCCAGCGCATCGCCTTTCTCGGCGATTATCTGCCACGGCTGTGTGGCATTGCGACCTTCACGCACGATCTGAGCGAGGCGGTGGCAAGCGCGGCTCCTGACGCCGATTGTTATGTAGGAGCGGTGAATGATCGCGTGGAAGGCTATGAATACCAGCAGCGGGTGCGCTTTGAGCTGCTGGAGAAGGATCTCGACTCCTACCGGCGGGCGGCGGATTTTTTGAATTTCAACAACGCGGACGTGCTCTGCGTGCAGCACGAGTTTGGCATCTACGGCGGCCCGGCGGGCAGCCATCTGCTGGCGCTGCTCAAAGAGGTACGCATGCCGGTGGTGACCACGCTGCACACCATCCTGCGCGAGCCAAACACCTCGCAGCGCAAGGTGATGGAGGAACTGGTGCGGCGCAGCGACCGCCTGGTGGTGATGGCGCACAAAGGTGCGGAGATTCTGCGCGAAACCTACGGCGTGCCCGATGCGAAGGTGGACATCATCCCGCATGGCATCCCGGACATGCCGTTTGTGGACTCCAGCTTCTACAAGGGGCAGTTCGGTGTCGAAGGACGGAAGGTTTTGCTCACCTTCGGGCTGCTTGGGCCGGGCAAAGGCATCGAGCATGTCATCGAGGCGCTGCCGGAGATCGTACGGCAGCATCCAAACGTCGTGTATCTCATTCTGGGCGCCACGCATCCGCAACTCGTGGCGCGTGAGGGCGAGCGCTATCGTCTGAGCCTCGAACGACTCGCCGAAGAGCGCGGCGTGAAGGAACATGTCATCTTCTACAACCGCTTCGTGTCGCAGGAGGATCTCAAAGAATTCATCGGTGCCACGGACATATATCTGACGCCGTATCTCAATGAGGCGCAGATCACCTCCGGCACGCTGGCCTATGTCTTCGGCGCCGGAAAGGCGGTGGTTTCCACCCCTTACTGGCACGCACAGGAACTGCTGGCGGACGGGCGTGGTGTGCTCGTTCCCTTCCGCGATCCAACGGCCATCACGGCAGGCGTGTGCGGGCTGCTCGACGATCCGCCGCGCAAGGAGAAGATCCGGCACGATGCTTATGCCATGGGGCGCGAGATGATCTGGCCCGCCGTGGCGCAGCGTTATCTCGAATCGTTTCAACACGCCCGCTCCGACCGCAAGGCCTCGCCGCGCGCGGCCTTCGCAGGATGGACGCTTGCCAGCAGGCCCTATGATCTGCCGCCGCTGCGGCTCGACCACATCGTGCGCATGAGCGACGGCACCGGCATCTTCCAGCACGCCATTTTCAACGTGCCCAACTTCCACGAAGGCTACTGCACGGATGACAACGCGCGCGCCTTCATCCTGTGCAACCTGCTGGATGAGCTCGGCGGCCAGCCGCCCGCGGAAAATCTCGGTAAGCTGGCCACCAGCTACCTGGCCTTCCTGGCCGCCGCCCTGGATTACACCAGCGGGCGCTTCCGTAATTTCATGAGCCATGAACGCCGCTGGCTGGAAGAAGCCGGCAGCGAGGACAGCCATGCGCGCGCGCTATGGGCGGCGGGCACCGGCGCGGGACGCTCACGCAATGACGGGCACCGCAGGCTCGCCGCACAGCTTTTTGAGCGCGGACTGGCCGTGGTGGCATCCTTCAGTTCGCCACGCGCCTGGGCCTTCACCCTGCTGGGCATCCACGAGTACCTGCGCCAGTCTGCCAGCAATACTGCCGTCAACGAGGCACGCGTTGTGCTGACGGAAAAACTCGTGACGCTCTGGAAAAGCTGCGCCACCGAGCACTGGCCCTGGTTTGAGCCAAGCGCCACTTACGACAACGCGCGTCTCTGCCAGGCGCTGATCTTCAGCGGCCAGTGGATGCCGCATCCCGAGGCCTTTGAGATCGGCCTCAAGTCCCTGCGCTGGCTGGCATCCATCCAGAAGACGCAATCCGGCCACTTCCGGCCCATCGGCAGCAACGGCTTCTACCAGCGTGATGGCGCACGAGCAGACTTCGATCAACAACCGGTGGAAGCGCAGGCGATGGTATCCGCCTGCCTTGAAGCCTTCCGCGCCACACAGGATCCTGCATGGTTGCGCGAGGCCAAGCGAGCCTTCGAATGGTTCCTCGGCCGCAACGACCTGGGCCTGCCGCTGTATGATTCCAGCACCGGCGGCTGCGGTGACGGCCTGCACCATGATCGTGTGAATGAAAACCAGGGCGCCGAGTCCACCCTGGCCTTCCAGCTTTCCCTTGCCGAAATGAACTGCGCCGAACACTTGATCACCGACCCGTTGCGTCCTGCCGTATGA